agtgggcgccattgctccctctcgacccctcccccacgtacagcgtcacagcgcagcgaccagttACCCTGcccgggggaacacctaaggctccaccccttaaagtaacagatgcgccaagacaaaaaaaaaaaaaaaaaaggcccaaatgacagaacacttcaaagctccagaaaaaatacaactaagtgatgaagagatagccaacctaacagatgcacagttcaaaacactggttatcaagatgctcacagaattggttgaatctgttcgaaaaccagatgaaaaaatgaagcctatgctaagaaaaacaaaggaaaatgtacagggaaccaatagtgatgcgaaggaaactgggactcaaatcaacggtgtggaccagaaggaagaaagaaacatccaaccagaaaagaatgaagaaacaagaattcggaaaaatgaggagaggctaaggaacctccaggacatcttgaaacgttccaacatccgaattataggggtgccagaaggagaagaggaagaacaaaaaattgaaaacttatttgaacaaataatgaaggagaacttccctcatctggcaaaggaaatagacttgcaggaagtccaggaagctcagagagtccccaagaagctggacccaaggaggaacacaccaaggcacattataattacattacccaagattaagcagaaggagataatcttagaagcagcaagagaaaaggagacagttacctacaaaggactttccataagactgtcagctgatttctccaaagagaccttacaggcaagaaggggctggcaagaagtatcccaagtcatgaaaggcaagggcctacatccaagattactgtatccagcaaagctatcatttagaatggaagggaagataaagtgcttctcagataaggtcaagttaaagaagttcatcatcaccaagcccttattatatgaaatgttaaagggagttacctaagaaaaagaagatcaaaaataggaacagtaaaaatgacagcaaactcacagttattaacgaccacacctaaaacaaaaacaagagcaaactaggcaaacaactagaacaggaacagaaccgtagagatggagatcacatggagggttgtcaatagggaagtgggagggggagagggggggaaaggtacagagaataagtagcatagatgataggtggaaaatagacagggggagggtaagaatggtgtaggaaatgtagaagtcaaagaacttataagtatgacccatggacatgaactataggggggggaacgtgtgagggagggggtgggcaggatggagtggagtggggggggaaatgggacaactgtaatagcataatcaataaatattaaaaaaaatttttttaattcagaaaaataaataaataaataaaataaaaaggtgttCCTTCCTCCTGAGTtggtgtaaatattttttttccttcaaatttttcTTTGGGTTGAATTTCTGACAAGAATCCTGGATAGCTCTCTGGGGTGCAAAAAGTCCAGTCAAAGATATCTTGCCTATTTTGAACAGAAACATTCTATGACCtctgataattctttttttatacaaATAAAGACTTTCTGAAGTAATGAATATATCAGTTATTGTACATGGCTGCTTTGTAAAATGTGCAAATGATATTGCCTATGTAGCCTTGCTTATTTCCTCTGGATTGTATGTTATTAAAAGCATATTGTATTATAGAGCTGctcagatattttaaatatagagaTGTATTGTTTCCACAATGTAGACATATGGAATATATTTAGGGAATAAAAGCATATATTTGGGAAGTTCTGCTCTGACAAACTTAATTTGACAAAGTCTAAATTAATCAGCAACTGTTGTGAACAGTAATTCATGGAACATCCCAGAATAAGGAAAGAACACTCAAAATGGAAAGGTTCTCCAAAGGTATACCACTGGACTTGCTCAACCACTGGGTATACGTTAAAATACTCACCTGCCCCCCAACACAAACCCCTGAAATTCTTACATTCTTAATTTATAACTGATTTTGGGATGAGAAGTTTCCCTTGTGATTTTGGTTGGGGAGTAACCATTCAGTAAAAAAAGCATTGTGGTTTATGCAAACGAAACAGCCTAGCATCACTCTTGCCTCCTCCTTGAGGACAGTGCACAGCCTGGTAAGGCGGCCAGGGAAGTCCAGTCAGGACGTGGCCAGGCCCCACTGATGCTGACGGACCTACAGACACAAGAACAATCTCTGCAATCACTGTATGAAGACAAAGATACACAAATCATGTTTCAAAAGAAGTTCTCACTGACCTGGTGCAACTACATTCACTCTAATTTTCTTTCGTGCCACTTCTTTAGCGAGAGCTCTGGAAAATCCCACCAATCCCCCTTTACTGGCACTGTACACACACTGGCCAGCATTGCCTTTTAGACCGATAATACTtcctagaaaagaaaatgaaagcaaattcAAACCAGTTTAACGAGATTATTTAAATACGCAGGTAATTTAtactaaacacacaaaaaaggcacAGAGCATTCTACCTTGGCCTTTGCTACAATAGGAGTTCTCACCACTGCCATTTCGTGGCAAGAGTCTGAATCTGCTCCAGATACACAGAAAGCAGGACTGGGAAGATGCTTAGCTGAAACCTCGAATGCAAAACTGGGTGTGAGAGCAGATCCATTAAGGGGAAGCAACCCTCTCTCTCACCTTTGAATGTGTCAGATAGAATGAAAATTCTACAGTATTTATAAAGGCTTCCAGTAGGAAGAGGTTAAAACCAGGAAAAGTCAGATAATGGCTCATTAATTTTATTAGACATAAGGAAGCATTCATTTCCACTTCTAAAAAGTTCATCTGACAACAAATCTCATCAAATTTGAATTACTCTCAACCTAAGAAAGGCTTCAATTACTAACTATATTATAACTTGCACTGCCTACTAAAAATTGTAACATGTTGCCTACTAAAGACTTGGGGTATCCTCTAATATGAATATGAAATAGTAATTTATAATTCTAATATCAGCTGTATGTAAATTAATTCATGCAAAACATAAGTAGGGAAGTAATTTTCTGCATCAGTAAgctatatttataatataaaaattaatcaaaaatctcacaaaattttttgaaaagtaattttactttataaaacactctaaatactttttatattataatcAACAAatccaatattaaaatatttatctacaTTATATGGTAGTGAAAAAGGATGAGAAGGCTGAAGtacaaaagagaggaaagaggtaTCACACAGAGGAGATGCAGGTGGACAGAGACGGGAGCACTCGGAAGGAAGGGGAACACGgagacacacaaaaaaggaagaaaaagacaggcATGGAAGAAAGGCCAAACAGGAGGCTTCAGAAGCTTTCTCTCATGCCACATGCTATTACTCTTCTGGTCAAAAGTGGTAACTTCTGAAATATCACACATTTTTTAGCAGTTTAAAGTAGTCCTTTGGATAATAAgcttttcttagtttattttaaattaccttttttaatttacttttagcaCAGTTCTAAAGTTTTATACTTATAAAGAGAATGATGAGGTGTTTTTTAGATGTATCTGTTTAAAGGGAGATATTTTAGAGTAAAACAAATACACATCTTGGGTATCGGGTGATAAATGCAGGCCATGTACCGGCAGCATACAAGAACCTTAAATCCCTATCTGGCTGCGTTAGAAAGCTAAGGTCGACTTATTACTAATCTTTTATAAGAAAACTGATctctaactttttaaatgtaaatgtcaaAAAAGTTCTTATGCTTATTAGCACAGCATTcttttatcttctcattttcaaAACAGAAGAACTTTACATCTGGCTTGGAAAGCCATGCCCTATATTCAAAGAAACAGGGTCATTTACTTCAATGAAGAAGTATCCCCTTTTTGTGGCAATTTAAGGTACTACCACTTAAAATTAAAAGGCAGATGGTATGCCACTACTTTCAAATTACCacactgaaataaaatttctagtCATTTTGCATTTTAAGGTCTCCAGGCACACACTACCCAGTTTATCCGCCCCATGAGCCCACGCTAGAACACTGAAAAGTTACTCTCTTAGGAAAGCTTCCTCTTAACCCTTTGCACAAGATTAATCAGTGACCCAGGCACCTGCTCTAGACATCATTTTTAGCCCCCAAtatctagatttttttaattccttctccatattttaaaaaccaggttTCACATAAAAGTCAAAATGTCCAATTTCTCTTACGAAATCAAAAGAGCTGGCAAAACCGGGACCGCGTGTGTGCAGAGCGACGTCCCCGCATCTGAGCGGTGGCTGCTCCTGCCATTCCCCACGGCCTCCGGACACCAAAGCTGGCCACCCTCTGTCACTCTCACATGACGTGGGCTGTCGGTTTTCTAATGCCCTGCGGCGTCAACTCATTTAACACCTACTTGACCACTAAAGGCTATCAATTTATGATTCCTGTTCTACTCACTAATCAGTTAAATCCTTTTTCCACAGATAATAAAAAGACATGTTTCCTCCAAGTTTTACACGGGAACAAATTCCAATTTGGTCAATTAAATACTTCCACGGTACTAAAAGGTCACTGCAAATTCACAAAGGGGAACACTCACCTACGTTAACAATAGACCCTCTCTGTTGTTGAATCATCGTTTTCACGGCAGCTTTACAGGTCAGCATGGACCCCAAAAGGTTAGTGTGAAGCTGAGATAGCATATCTTCAGTTTTAGTTCTTACTAAAAGGCTATCCCTAAAAAACACAATTAAGTAAAAGTAAATTAAAcacaatgtaaaacaaaatacgTCAAAACATATAACATTCTTATCTAACATAGAGTATAAGAAGCACTTCATCTCTGAGCTAGAATACCAAGCAAGTCACATTTTAAACTTGGTTTGAGAGGCactaaaataacatttgaaagcCACCTTCTTATCCACGATCAGATAGTGGCAAATACTCCTAGCTGTAAAAAGGGATGCCATGTGGCCAAAACGGCTTGAATTAATTGAACAAGTGCCCTCTAAGCCTTGAGCAGCAAgaaagttaatatattttaaatattctatccCAAATTCATCATAAAAAAGAatacccacccccccaaaaaagagttCCCACTCACATTCTATTACTGTTAAGTTAATATGGTGACCAAAGTCAGAACAGTGGTTACCGACGAGGAGCCATTAACTGGCAGGACAGACAGAGCCTTCTGAAGTGCTGGAAAAGGCCTATAGCTCACCATGGACGTGGCTTACAATGTTAATACCGATCAAACTGTACCCTTATTGTATAAAAGAATGTATGGGGTGacaaaccaaattttaaaatacacagtttttattCCAATTAGAAATAAACCAAGTTAATTAAGACAGTAATTCAGAGTAAtcaaaggcacagagaaaaaaatgacaaattagaAATGTACTTAAATTTGGGACCAACCTGTTAATTCCAGCTGTATTTACCAGGAAATTAACCGGACCTAAATTTTTCTCTATCTCTTCAAACGTATTTTGAACGTCATGTTCTTTGGCAACATCACATCTAAATGCCAAATGATCACCTAGACAACAAAGATTAGAATTACTTCTGAGTTGgaacttgaatttaaaaatcattcactACACACGTGTTAAACATCTACTACGAGCTGGGCCTGTGCTCGCCTCGAAGCCAGAGTTAAAAGACAATGTCATGGTTTGGGCTCTCACAGGGCTCAGTCCAGTACAACTGGGATGGGGGCAGATGGAGAACAAGGAGAGATGAAGTAATGCTGCAGAACGCAAATCTTAAACCTTCTTTTGCATCGACAAAAAGTGGGGGATGGCATTTTTGTGTGTTAgaaatgctttgtaaatttcAACTAAAATTGATAGCTTTGTGACTGAATTTATCTACTCAATTCAATAgtattctgggttttgttttttgttttttttaaatttatgtctaATTCTGTTAGGTTTTTGTCCCGTTGTTTTCCTGGTCCTGCCCTGAGCATGAATTcaagagtttcttttcttttactttttcactATGGCAcatatattattattgttgttatttttatcatcatcatcatcatcactattattCAAGCCTGACTATTCGGAAAAATAAGGCAAAACAGGTAGCTATAAAAATGCTAAAGCTACAAATCatgaaaaaaactatttaaaattttctttaaagatttcatttatttttagagagagggaaatggagggagaaagagagggagaggaatatcaacgtttaagagaaacatccatcagtggcctcttgcacacccccaacagggtacctggcctgcaacccaggcatgtgccctgacagagaaccGAAagcgcaacctttcagttcacaggccggcactcaatccactgagccacaccagccaggctggggaAAAAACTTTTTACTAAATGCaactattatttatctatttttaaaatgatcacttCTTTCAAATTTCAAACACCAAAAAAATTACACTTAAAGGAGCATTCTCTACTTATGAAATACCATTTTGATACtctaaaatgtagatttttttaaaaagcaaccccAAATTGCTTATTTTCTGGCAGACTTTGCCTAATAGTTAACACTAAAAGTACCTCCTCAAGCCATTGGAAACAGTAAATCACTGGGAAGTCACTTTCTGTGTGTAAACCAATCACTCATTGACCGTGACTCAAAGACAGGCCCAAAAGCATCCTGTGTCCCACCCCTGGCTTTCCTCTGAAGAGCTGCTGGGTCCACACCCTTGAAAGCTCAACCAACTGTTTTAATCTAGCAGGCAGCATTCACAGAAATTCTCCCTGGTCTATAActtatgttgtttttctttcttataggAAGTCCAGTATTTTCCTTACCCATGTAACCAATTAGGGAGGGCCAATAAGTAATGTTAGTTGAAAGGTTACAGCTACCAGATGCACCACCAGGCCTCTATTTTCCCCCAGTGCCTCCCTGATAGTAGATGAGGTGTATCTGTCCATCCTAACAACTCCACAAATAGCATCTTAGTATCTTTGAAACACTCTCCTTCTCCCTATCATCGAGTAACTTAAATTcgcaaaaacaatgaaaagcaagCTACTGATCTAttattaaacaggaaaaaaatgacgtttaaatgcaataaaaatgatttggCAGAACAAATCTCAATTGCCTGTTTGTAAAAGTCACCAAAAGAATTTATTAAACAATTAAGTGCTTATGGAGGTATTAAAGCAAACTGGGTACATCTCAAAACTGGCTGGTACTCAAGTCTCTAGGAAACAGTTTTGTGGAACAACCAACAGAAAAACTGAAGGGAGGCTTTTATGCCTGACGCGCCTACCtttcctgcccagcccagcctcccaggcGCCCGCGATCTTGCCCGTGCCTGAGCTCTCTGCCCTACAGAAAAAGTGAACTGTTGTGTGGCCCTCTCCTTCCCGACGCCAAAACAAGGCAGCCCCTCAAGGCTAGCGCTAGGGAAGTGGGTGCTTAGGGACTCACAACAAGACTGCTGGTAAGACTCAAAGAAAACCCCAAGCGTCCAGCCCTCAGCAGCAGGCAGTCTGGCAGAAGGGGCTCTGCGGGAAACAGGAcggtgtggaggggaggggatcTCTGCACAAGCTGCAGTCTACGCTCGCGGTGCGTGCTTCTGCACGTGGGCACGTGAGTGTGCTAAACCTCCGAACCGGAAAGGCCTGTCCCGCTCGCTTTACAGATGGGGGGGCTTAAGGCGCTGGGGCCGCAGCCACACAAGCGGACAACTCCAGCTGTGTACCTACCGCCGAGGTCACTGGCGGTGGCTTTGGCCACTTCCAGATTTCTGGCGATGATGGCCAGTCGGTAGCCTTTCTGGGCCATTAACTGGGCCACTGCCCTGCCAATGCCCCGGGAGCCTCCAAATACAGCACAGACTTTGTTCATCTTGGACCGGGGAGTTGAAGAACCTTGGAAAGAAGAAGGCTAGGTTGTGGCGGCCCCTTTCCAGATTCCGACTTTTATACCACCgcaactaaaaaaagaaaggaaaggaaaaaagcccGATCGACGCGCAATTaaagccccgccccacccctcctcctgccGCCCGACTCCGGCGGTCCTGAAGAGTGGAAACTGGAACTGAGAGCAGGGCAGCAGCGCGACGAGGCGTTTGGACTCCCAGGCGTAGCGCCTTCAGAGGACGCTTGCGTGGGTGACCCAGGTCGGCCTAGGAAGGGGTACACACTGCATGCTGGGACTTGTAGTCTTGATGTACCAGGGGGTAAGGCATTGACCCGCTGCTCAGTGCGAAATGTACTCCATTGCTCTCGGGACGTGGGGGGTCAAAATCAGAGCTCCGTTGGCCACTCCAGTTTGCCTGATGTAATGCGGGTGTTAAGCCGCTGGACTTTCTGTTTTAAAACCAAGACAGTCCTCATCAAACTGATACAAGCTGATCATCATAGTTAGAACCCAGAATATATGCAGTTAAGGCCGGATTTtctactggggtggggggtgtcggCTCCCCCAATCCCagcgttgttcaagggtcagccaTACACTAGTCAGAGTTACACTGTCTGCCTTTGACCCACTGTTTGGCTGGGGAGTGATGTCCTACCTGATGAAGAAGTGGTCCCAAATCATCAGATGCACACAAAAACCTATCCTACCTATCCCTTTCCCAAGTTGCCTCAGAAATGGACCTCACCCCAGCTGGATGTtaccatttcatttaaaaagggtGTGGCAAAGGCAGGTGCCCTGTCAAGAACACCATATAACAGGAGCTCAAGAAATGTTAATTGAATAACTGAATACCCCTGCAGGCTCTATAAAACAAGGATCTGTTGCTGCAAACACGAATAGGTTCCTGCCATGCTAAAGGTATGTGCTGAGTACTCTGAGAGTTAATAAGCTAAAAGCTGAACGTTTGTCACAATTATACTGTAAAAAGgaagccttttttaaaattactttattgttgttccattacagttgtctgcattttctccccaccactccccccgaccccagccaagcccaactccctcccttgcttccaccctcccccttggttttgtccatgtgtcctttatagtagttcctgaaatcccttctccccacactcccctccccactcccctctgggtattgttagattgttcttaacttcaatgactctggttatattttgtttgcttttttcttttgctgattatgttctagttaaaggtgagatcatatggtatttgtccctcaccgcctggcttatttcacttagcataatgctctccagttccatccatgttgtcacaaagggtaggagctccttctttctctctgctgcatagaattccattgtgtaaatgtaccgtagttttctgatccactcatttgctggtggacacttaggttgcttccagtatttggctattgtaaattgtgctgctatgaacattggggtgcataggttcttttggattggtgtttcagggttcttacggtataatcccagcactggaattgctgagtcaaaaggcagttccatttttagttttctgaggaaagtccatactgttttccacagtggcctcaccagtctgcattcccaccaacagtgcactagggttcccttttcttcacatcttctccaacacttgtttgttgatttgtttatgatggccattctgacctgtgtgaagtggtatctcattgtggttttaatttgcatctctctgatggctagtgatgctgagcatcttttcatatgtctctgggccctctgtatgtcctccttggagaagtgtctgttcaagtcttttgcccattttttaattgggttttttgtcttcctggagtggagtcatgtgagttctttatatattttggagatcaaacccttgtccaaagtatcattggcaaatatgttttcccatatagttggttctcttttcactttaatgctgttttctttagccatgcagaagccttttaatttgatgaggtcccatttgtttattctttcctttatgtcccttgctttaggggacatatcagtgaagatgttgctgcatggaatgtctgagatttttcctaccgatgttttcctctaggacttttatggtgtcacaacttatatttaagtcttttatccaccttgaatttatttttgtttatggtgtcagttggtgatcaagtttctttctttctttctttttttcttttttgcatgtagctgtccagatctcccaacaccatttgttgaagagggtatttttactccattttatgcctcttcccccttgtcaaatattaattgactgtatagacttaggtttatttctgggctctctgttctgttccattgatctatgcgcctgtttttatgccaataccaggctgttttgattacagtggaaaAGGAagcttttttaatataatatgtcATTAGAGATGATTCAAGAAAGTATAAACCATAGTCCCCACTAGGaaacacaggtacacacacaacCTGAGATGACAGGACTGAATACACACGGAACACTAGTGAGCAGTCCAAATCATAAGACGTGAAACTATACTAACGcaaagagtcagagaaaaggaagaagaaagaggaacgCATGGAAAAGCTGGATTTGAGGGCTGGATGCAGAATacgaaaatgagaagacaaaaaaactaagcaaattgagcattcttttttaaatattattttttatcccgCCCAGATCCAAAACGGATTTGAAATGACTTGCAAAAACATATGAGTACAACCTCATGCCCATTAGGATTGCtattattagaaagaaaatacGTGTCAGTGAGAATATAGAGAATTAGAGCTCTTGTGCACTCTTGTTGGGACTGTAAACcctcactttggaaaacagtatgatggttccttaaaaaataaaaatcaaactagAGCTACTGTGTAATCCAGCAATTCCTTTTCTGGATATATTCTCCAGAGAATAGAAAGCAAGGTCTCGAAGTGACATTTGTGTACTCATGTtcgcagcagcattattcacaatagctgagCTGTGGAAGCACCCCGAGTAACCGTCAAGGGACGACAGGTAAGTAAACCGAGACacgcacatacatacacacgGGGATGTTATTCGGCCTTGCGAGTGAGGAAGTTCTGCAATGTGCCACAGCACGATGACCCTTGAGGACACTGTGCTGGATGAAATCGGCCAGTCACAACAAAGATGAATACTGTGTGATCCCACGTACACGAGGTGCTTAGAGTAGTGGAagtcagagagaaaggaggggcttGGGGAAGAGCAATGGAGAGTTACTGTTTAACGGGTACGACGTTTCGGTTTTGCCCGAGGAAAAGAGGTCAGGAGAGGGACTGCGGTGACAACTGCATAACAATGTGGATGTGCTTCATGCTCCTGAGCCACacgcttaaaaatggttaaaacggTCAATTTTACGTTATGTGtactttaccacaattttttaaatcgaGGGAGGGGATACCCTAGCAATGTAAATATTAACAATGACAACAAGAATACTGATTGCAGTTTAAGGTTTCTTAATGAGATTGGGTTTTATCCTTGAAGTTGCTATAGTAGCACTGTCATTTAAATGCTGGTATTTAAaagcactttaaatatttattctctaaGGAGTTACAGCATAAACTTGATaccagtttgttttctgtttttcaaaaatgccttaattttatttactttctgtcttttaAGTACATAAAACATT
This window of the Desmodus rotundus isolate HL8 chromosome 9, HLdesRot8A.1, whole genome shotgun sequence genome carries:
- the CBR4 gene encoding 3-oxoacyl-[acyl-carrier-protein] reductase isoform X1 — translated: MNKVCAVFGGSRGIGRAVAQLMAQKGYRLAIIARNLEVAKATASDLGGDHLAFRCDVAKEHDVQNTFEEIEKNLGPVNFLVNTAGINRDSLLVRTKTEDMLSQLHTNLLGSMLTCKAAVKTMIQQQRGSIVNVGSIIGLKGNAGQCVYSASKGGLVGFSRALAKEVARKKIRVNVVAPGFVHTDMTKSLKEEHLKKNIPLGRFGEPIDVAHAVVFLLESPYITGHVLVVDGGLQLIM
- the CBR4 gene encoding 3-oxoacyl-[acyl-carrier-protein] reductase isoform X4, which produces MNKVCAVFGGSRGIGRAVAQLMAQKGYRLAIIARNLEVAKATASDLGGDHLAFRCDVAKEHDVQNTFEEIEKNLGPVNFLVNTAGINRDSLLVRTKTEDMLSQLHTNLLGSMLTCKAAVKTMIQQQRGSIVNVGSIIGLKGNAGQCVYSASKGGLVGFSRALAKEVARKKIRVNVVAPGDNGKWESLNILKTIKKQKKIIQENG
- the CBR4 gene encoding 3-oxoacyl-[acyl-carrier-protein] reductase isoform X2, with protein sequence MNKVCAVFGGSRGIGRAVAQLMAQKGYRLAIIARNLEVAKATASDLGGDHLAFRCDVAKEHDVQNTFEEIEKNLGPVNFLVNTAGINRDSLLVRTKTEDMLSQLHTNLLGSMLTCKAAVKTMIQQQRGSIVNVGSIIGLKGNAGQCVYSASKGGLVGFSRALAKEVARKKIRVNVVAPGPSASVGPGHVLTGLPWPPYQAVHCPQGGGKSDARLFRLHKPQCFFY
- the CBR4 gene encoding 3-oxoacyl-[acyl-carrier-protein] reductase isoform X3, coding for MNKVCAVFGGSRGIGRAVAQLMAQKGYRLAIIARNLEVAKATASDLGGDHLAFRCDVAKEHDVQNTFEEIEKNLGPVNFLVNTAGINRDSLLVRTKTEDMLSQLHTNLLGSMLTCKAAVKTMIQQQRGSIVNVGSIIGLKGNAGQCVYSASKGGLVGFSRALAKEVARKKIRVNVVAPGVCLSITEITLKMYTSSPTAVYTVTKV
- the CBR4 gene encoding 3-oxoacyl-[acyl-carrier-protein] reductase isoform X5, with the translated sequence MNKVCAVFGGSRGIGRAVAQLMAQKGYRLAIIARNLEVAKATASDLGGDHLAFRCDVAKEHDVQNTFEEIEKNLGPVNFLVNTAGINRDSLLVRTKTEDMLSQLHTNLLGSMLTCKAAVKTMIQQQRGSIVNVGSIIGLKGNAGQCVYSASKGGLVGFSRALAKEVARKKIRVNVVAPVVSRLPMERRSWD
- the CBR4 gene encoding 3-oxoacyl-[acyl-carrier-protein] reductase isoform X6, producing MNKVCAVFGGSRGIGRAVAQLMAQKGYRLAIIARNLEVAKATASDLGGDHLAFRCDVAKEHDVQNTFEEIEKNLGPVNFLVNTAGINRDSLLVRTKTEDMLSQLHTNLLGSMLTCKAAVKTMIQQQRGSIVNVGSIIGLKGNAGQCVYSASKGGLVGFSRALAKEVARKKIRVNVVAPELIQE